Proteins from a single region of Haloarcula laminariae:
- a CDS encoding DUF5785 family protein, whose protein sequence is MEWPHDPDGEEGSEGRRKYGHAILAKKIDEDEDFPLSAEEYVSAYGDHPVRIDYETVVSVADIFDHVDESEFADFPEFHRALGEALREADLWPYRLQHA, encoded by the coding sequence ATGGAGTGGCCACACGACCCCGACGGTGAAGAGGGAAGCGAGGGCCGGCGCAAGTACGGACACGCCATCCTCGCGAAGAAGATAGACGAAGACGAGGACTTCCCGCTCTCTGCCGAGGAGTACGTCTCGGCGTACGGCGACCACCCCGTCCGAATCGACTACGAGACGGTCGTCAGCGTCGCGGACATCTTCGACCACGTCGACGAATCGGAGTTCGCGGACTTCCCCGAGTTCCACCGGGCGCTCGGCGAAGCGCTCCGCGAGGCGGACCTGTGGCCGTACCGGCTGCAACACGCCTGA
- a CDS encoding GTP cyclohydrolase III, which yields MTNTQVTHIQIDNYGPWTVTPEPRREVDLQTLQSRLYADLAQLFGNRDGYIFFSRFDNMIAVSNGLDEADHALIQESIGNRYPVTMSLSVATGTTPVSALGTATEQLQAAGSAQDEGRREVLRGQTIEEEFRTESDVQLAHFDVDDATEKYTDQLNEFDTFIQIEQGYAALMKYMREAHDSLSFFVGGDNVIAVCPDLDEAAYRDACTHVREAVDVELKVGVGRARAPADAGMDAKHALEECRAEGTTVVFKE from the coding sequence GTGACGAACACGCAGGTAACGCACATCCAGATCGACAACTACGGCCCGTGGACAGTGACGCCCGAGCCGCGCCGCGAAGTCGACCTCCAGACGCTGCAATCGCGGCTGTACGCCGACCTCGCGCAGCTGTTCGGCAACCGGGACGGCTACATCTTCTTCTCGCGGTTCGACAACATGATCGCCGTGAGCAACGGGCTCGACGAGGCCGACCACGCGCTCATCCAGGAGTCCATCGGGAACCGCTACCCCGTGACGATGAGCCTCTCGGTCGCGACGGGGACGACGCCGGTGTCGGCGCTCGGAACGGCCACCGAACAGCTCCAGGCGGCCGGTAGTGCACAGGACGAGGGTCGCCGTGAGGTCTTGCGCGGCCAGACCATCGAGGAGGAGTTCCGGACCGAGTCGGACGTCCAGCTGGCCCACTTCGACGTCGACGACGCGACGGAGAAGTACACCGACCAGCTCAACGAGTTCGACACGTTCATCCAGATAGAACAGGGCTACGCCGCGCTCATGAAGTACATGCGGGAGGCCCACGATTCGCTCTCCTTCTTCGTTGGCGGGGACAACGTCATCGCGGTGTGTCCCGACCTCGACGAGGCGGCCTACCGGGACGCCTGTACCCACGTCAGGGAGGCAGTCGACGTCGAGCTCAAGGTCGGCGTCGGTCGTGCGCGGGCGCCCGCCGATGCCGGCATGGACGCGAAACACGCGCTCGAAGAGTGCCGGGCCGAGGGAACGACAGTGGTGTTCAAAGAGTAG
- a CDS encoding CBS domain-containing protein — protein sequence MHDPISVREVMNREYVGASASDGLVETAELLVREGEAVALVLQGTDTVAVVTRADILGYLVSEGDPETATVEDVMTESYPSVGPEARLPEARDRMATNSTQWVVVEDGEPLGTLTGQDILSSVRLESEATEQPEAVAQVATPEQATADGTTATEDSFEEQGICSACGTLTRSLASLNGQLLCADCRDV from the coding sequence ATGCACGACCCGATATCCGTCCGGGAGGTGATGAACCGTGAGTACGTCGGTGCGAGCGCGTCGGACGGGCTCGTCGAGACGGCGGAGCTGTTGGTTCGCGAAGGCGAGGCGGTGGCGCTCGTCCTGCAAGGGACCGACACGGTCGCTGTCGTCACCCGGGCAGATATCCTCGGCTATCTCGTTTCGGAAGGGGACCCGGAGACCGCGACAGTCGAGGACGTGATGACGGAATCGTACCCGTCCGTCGGCCCGGAGGCGCGGTTGCCGGAGGCGCGTGACCGGATGGCGACCAACTCGACACAGTGGGTCGTCGTCGAGGACGGGGAACCGCTGGGGACGCTGACCGGACAGGACATCCTCTCGTCGGTCCGCCTGGAGAGCGAGGCTACCGAGCAACCGGAAGCGGTCGCCCAGGTGGCGACGCCCGAACAGGCGACCGCCGACGGTACCACGGCCACGGAGGACTCCTTCGAGGAGCAGGGCATCTGTTCGGCCTGTGGCACGCTCACCCGGTCGCTCGCGTCGCTGAACGGCCAGTTGCTCTGTGCGGACTGCCGGGACGTGTAG
- a CDS encoding GNAT family N-acetyltransferase has protein sequence MDITTPSTELTDRLTEMWVELARDQRDYGSHLLGPENRAVIRETVVQRIVSDNLLVARQDDAVVGFVMFSVDRGRYDQDVTAGLVENIYVVPAARRDGVGSALLRAAEERLVDGGATVIQLEAMAENDAARQFYAAHGYAPHRLELEKSTENDTA, from the coding sequence GTGGACATCACGACCCCGTCGACGGAGCTGACCGACCGCCTCACCGAGATGTGGGTCGAACTCGCCAGGGACCAGCGGGACTACGGCTCGCATCTCCTGGGGCCCGAGAACCGGGCCGTCATCCGTGAGACCGTGGTCCAGCGCATCGTCTCGGACAACCTCCTCGTGGCCCGCCAAGACGATGCTGTCGTCGGTTTCGTCATGTTCAGCGTCGACCGCGGCCGGTACGACCAGGACGTGACGGCCGGGCTCGTCGAGAACATCTACGTCGTGCCGGCGGCGCGGCGGGACGGTGTCGGGAGCGCGCTCCTGCGGGCCGCCGAGGAACGGTTGGTCGACGGCGGCGCGACGGTGATACAGCTGGAGGCGATGGCCGAAAACGACGCGGCCCGACAGTTCTACGCCGCCCACGGGTACGCCCCCCACCGGCTGGAGCTCGAGAAGTCGACCGAAAACGACACGGCTTAA
- a CDS encoding winged helix-turn-helix domain-containing protein: MANDTPAYEFKERDVYILRELAKNSSISSRELAEILEDEYGIDVSYVTVNESIRNMREAGVFREAIVPNEEYFIFELFEFKFNPEYFADEWRETMEHIRGDEHTLMYFLSDGEYQWKSIMLFPTREHGERWLHEFYKNHGKTVLNVRTSVMTNVLEFGASPELFDYLDGDDDYQF, translated from the coding sequence ATGGCAAATGATACGCCGGCATACGAGTTCAAAGAACGGGACGTCTATATCCTCAGAGAGCTTGCCAAAAACTCTAGCATCTCCTCCCGGGAACTCGCCGAAATCCTCGAAGACGAGTACGGTATCGATGTCTCGTACGTCACCGTCAACGAGTCCATCCGGAACATGCGTGAGGCGGGCGTGTTCCGGGAGGCAATCGTTCCCAACGAGGAGTATTTCATATTCGAACTGTTCGAATTCAAGTTCAACCCCGAGTATTTCGCGGACGAGTGGCGCGAGACGATGGAGCACATCCGCGGCGACGAACACACACTCATGTACTTCCTGTCGGACGGCGAGTACCAGTGGAAGTCCATCATGCTATTTCCCACGCGCGAACACGGCGAGCGCTGGCTCCACGAGTTCTACAAGAACCACGGCAAGACAGTGCTGAACGTCCGAACAAGCGTGATGACGAACGTCCTGGAGTTCGGCGCCAGCCCCGAGCTCTTCGATTACCTCGACGGCGACGACGACTACCAGTTCTAG
- a CDS encoding long-chain fatty acid--CoA ligase: MDYDLTITKFLERARDLFDHKEIVTALPDGSTHRYTYGDAYERISQLAHALDDYGMADGDRSGVMAVNHYRHFELYFGPSCSARSIHMVNHRLPEHHLVEIIEEAQDRLMFVDPQFVGVLESVADELDTVEQYVILGDRSDVPDTSLEPVTDYESFIDGYDTDYDWPAIDEETESALCYTSGTTGLPKGVQYTHRGQFLHTLMHSHVDVFGVSENDTVMPVVPMFHVNGWGLPYTTTFTGAKIVLPGQRTDPDELIPLIREEAVTVAAAVPTVWLEVDRVIEGSADLGPDVLDSLQDVLIGGSSPPASLIRKFEEVYDAPIGQGYGMTEASPHLANTLMTTEMRELPEEERDRLRMKAGIPAPGVQVRLRDETGESVPHDGETPGEVQARAPWLAGEYYQRPDATKASFTGDGWFRSGDVATIDEYGNIDVVDRLDDVIKSGGEWISSIELENAIVGHDGIEEATVIGVPHEKWQERPVAYVVAADDVTAEGLRDHLLAEFPKWWLPDRFEFIDEVPKTTTGKYNKRRLVERFESEYGSLPVEE, from the coding sequence ATGGACTACGACCTCACGATAACGAAGTTCCTTGAACGCGCCCGAGACCTCTTCGACCACAAAGAGATCGTCACCGCGCTCCCCGACGGTAGCACCCACCGCTACACGTACGGCGACGCCTACGAGCGCATCAGTCAGCTCGCACACGCGCTGGACGACTACGGGATGGCGGACGGCGACCGGTCGGGCGTGATGGCGGTCAACCACTACCGGCACTTCGAGCTCTACTTCGGACCGTCCTGCAGCGCGCGCAGCATCCACATGGTGAACCACCGGCTGCCGGAACACCACCTCGTCGAGATCATCGAGGAGGCCCAGGACCGACTGATGTTCGTCGACCCGCAGTTCGTGGGCGTGCTCGAATCCGTGGCTGACGAGCTCGACACCGTCGAGCAGTACGTGATTCTCGGCGACCGAAGCGACGTGCCGGACACGTCGCTGGAGCCGGTCACCGACTACGAGTCGTTCATCGACGGCTACGACACCGACTACGACTGGCCCGCTATCGACGAGGAAACCGAAAGCGCGCTCTGTTACACGTCCGGCACTACCGGCCTGCCGAAGGGCGTCCAGTACACGCATCGTGGCCAGTTTCTCCACACGCTGATGCACAGCCACGTCGACGTGTTCGGCGTCAGCGAGAACGACACCGTAATGCCGGTGGTGCCGATGTTCCACGTCAACGGCTGGGGGCTCCCGTACACGACGACGTTCACCGGCGCGAAAATCGTGCTCCCGGGCCAGCGGACCGACCCGGACGAACTCATCCCGCTGATACGGGAGGAGGCAGTCACCGTCGCGGCCGCGGTGCCGACCGTCTGGCTGGAGGTCGACCGCGTCATCGAGGGATCCGCCGACCTCGGCCCGGACGTGCTGGACTCGCTACAGGACGTGCTCATCGGCGGGAGCTCCCCGCCGGCGTCGCTCATCCGGAAGTTCGAGGAGGTCTACGACGCGCCCATCGGTCAGGGATACGGGATGACGGAGGCATCGCCCCACCTCGCGAACACACTGATGACGACGGAGATGCGGGAACTGCCCGAAGAGGAACGGGACCGCCTCCGGATGAAAGCGGGCATCCCGGCGCCGGGCGTCCAGGTTCGGCTCCGCGACGAGACCGGCGAATCGGTGCCCCACGACGGCGAGACGCCCGGCGAAGTGCAGGCGCGAGCCCCGTGGCTCGCCGGCGAGTACTACCAGCGGCCCGACGCGACAAAGGCCTCGTTCACGGGCGACGGGTGGTTCCGGAGCGGCGACGTCGCCACTATCGACGAGTACGGCAACATCGACGTGGTCGACAGGCTCGATGACGTCATCAAGAGCGGCGGCGAGTGGATTTCCAGCATCGAACTGGAGAACGCGATCGTCGGCCACGATGGAATCGAGGAAGCCACCGTCATCGGCGTCCCACACGAGAAGTGGCAGGAACGCCCGGTGGCGTACGTCGTCGCAGCGGACGACGTGACCGCTGAGGGCCTCCGCGACCACTTGCTCGCGGAGTTCCCGAAGTGGTGGCTCCCGGACCGCTTCGAGTTCATCGACGAGGTGCCGAAGACGACAACCGGGAAATACAACAAGCGACGGCTCGTCGAGCGCTTCGAGTCGGAGTACGGGTCGCTGCCCGTCGAGGAGTAG
- a CDS encoding Zn-ribbon domain-containing OB-fold protein, whose amino-acid sequence MTDDTDHTDDEPPRTTVSVPETIEMPRLLDFYDLQDADNTRIHEFYDRLRDGSLSTTACRDCGERHFPPRVVCPECTSDDLEYVSLPHEGTLFAFAAVRGGGPLGMDTPFVTGVVDLDGIDIQLSARIDGVDYDDLAIGDPVTLQVVDIDGPTDQNRVFYRFTPRDDTA is encoded by the coding sequence ATGACCGACGACACCGACCACACCGACGACGAACCGCCGCGGACGACGGTCTCGGTGCCCGAGACCATCGAGATGCCGCGTCTGCTCGACTTCTACGACCTGCAGGACGCCGACAACACTCGGATTCACGAGTTCTACGACCGCCTCCGCGACGGGTCGCTGTCGACGACGGCGTGTCGGGACTGCGGCGAGCGTCACTTCCCGCCGCGGGTCGTCTGTCCCGAGTGTACGAGCGACGACCTCGAATACGTCTCGCTGCCCCACGAAGGGACACTGTTTGCGTTCGCCGCCGTCAGGGGCGGCGGCCCGCTCGGGATGGACACGCCGTTCGTCACGGGCGTCGTCGACCTGGACGGCATCGACATCCAGTTGTCCGCCCGCATCGACGGCGTCGACTACGACGACCTCGCTATCGGCGACCCCGTCACGCTGCAGGTCGTGGACATCGACGGCCCGACCGACCAGAACAGGGTGTTTTATCGATTCACTCCGCGGGATGATACAGCATGA
- a CDS encoding thiolase C-terminal domain-containing protein codes for MTRNAAVVGGGHADWGKREATWKDLAQEAGKATFDDVDGLGPDDVEGLFLGAVQPERFAFQSHVAPLAAELLGVHASKMISRTELACASGQAALRYAWLAIAAGQIDVALVLGVEKMNLGDDHMEETQSGMTNVLDREFDGVNGLNAPSFFSMFAQRHMHEYGTTREQLAKVSAKNKRHAANNPYAQFQQEVDVDDVLDSYPVAPPLCLLDCSGITDGAAGLLLVSEEKARELTDTAAYVTGSGQSCMASNSINNLPSLSAWPQATEAAEQAYEQAGIDDPVEELDVAEIHDCFSISEIIEYEDLGWVEKGEGGQFIEDGRSELDGDIAVNPRGGLLGCGHPLGATGVSQALEVYKQFTGEVDAARQVPDSPETGLIHNLSGSGSVHSVMTLARDPQ; via the coding sequence ATGACCCGGAACGCTGCGGTCGTCGGCGGCGGACACGCGGACTGGGGCAAGCGCGAGGCGACGTGGAAGGACCTCGCACAGGAGGCCGGGAAGGCCACCTTCGACGACGTGGACGGGCTCGGGCCGGACGACGTCGAGGGGCTGTTCCTCGGCGCGGTCCAGCCCGAGCGGTTCGCCTTCCAGAGCCACGTCGCGCCGCTCGCGGCCGAGCTCCTGGGCGTCCACGCCTCGAAGATGATATCCCGAACGGAGCTGGCGTGTGCGAGCGGTCAGGCTGCGCTGCGGTACGCGTGGCTCGCCATCGCCGCCGGCCAGATAGACGTCGCGCTCGTGCTCGGCGTCGAGAAGATGAACCTCGGCGACGACCACATGGAGGAGACCCAATCGGGCATGACGAACGTGCTCGACCGCGAGTTCGACGGTGTCAACGGCCTGAACGCGCCGTCGTTCTTCTCGATGTTCGCCCAGCGCCACATGCACGAGTACGGCACCACCCGCGAACAACTCGCGAAGGTGAGCGCGAAGAACAAGCGCCACGCCGCGAACAACCCGTACGCGCAGTTCCAGCAGGAGGTCGACGTCGACGACGTGCTGGACTCGTACCCGGTCGCGCCGCCGCTGTGCCTGCTGGACTGCAGCGGCATCACGGACGGCGCCGCCGGCCTCCTGCTCGTCAGCGAGGAGAAGGCCCGCGAGCTCACTGACACCGCGGCGTACGTCACGGGCAGCGGGCAGTCCTGCATGGCGAGCAACTCCATCAACAACCTCCCGTCGCTGTCGGCGTGGCCCCAGGCGACGGAGGCCGCCGAGCAGGCCTACGAGCAGGCGGGCATCGACGACCCGGTCGAGGAGCTCGACGTCGCGGAGATTCACGACTGCTTCTCCATCAGCGAAATCATCGAGTACGAGGACCTCGGCTGGGTGGAGAAAGGCGAGGGCGGTCAGTTCATCGAAGACGGGCGCAGCGAACTCGACGGTGATATCGCCGTCAACCCCCGCGGCGGACTCCTGGGCTGTGGACACCCGCTGGGTGCGACCGGCGTCTCGCAAGCGCTCGAAGTGTACAAGCAGTTCACCGGCGAGGTCGACGCCGCCCGACAGGTGCCGGACAGCCCGGAGACCGGCCTCATCCACAATCTCAGCGGCAGCGGCAGCGTCCACAGCGTGATGACGCTCGCGAGGGACCCACAATGA